The following nucleotide sequence is from Vitis vinifera cultivar Pinot Noir 40024 chromosome 14, ASM3070453v1.
AGCAATGAAAGCTCCCATTCAGATGTTGGAATTTGGACTTCCTGTTTCCCTACACAAAGATGTCTGGACAGGTTATCCAGGCACACCCTTCGAAGCCCAAGTCAGATGCTAGGAAGAATGGAAACCCTTAGAGAGAGAGATCATAGAACTCACAGTGTCCTCTCATTCTATTATATTACAGTAGGGTTTTTATAGTGTTCAAAGGTGGAGAGGGGCTCAGTAGTGCTGAGTTGGCCATTGTAGTGATGATTGCGCAATAGTGATAAGGTAATCATCATATTTGCAGGACGACTGGGAGCTGTGTTAGACGACGCGTCATGACATAGCTTGCCGTTCTTTCAACCTTGCTGGTGACCTAAGACTTGATGTGCCTGTCTACTGAAGTAGATGTGAGGATGGGAAAGGTCTCATCAGTCAATCTAGTGTCAGCTAACCAGGGCCTCACATATCAAACAAGATTTGAGGCTATTAGGGGGAAGCGGGCCGCTCAGTGGCTCAAATGGTTTGGACAGAATGTTCCCCTGGGTGCCTTGAAGGTTGTCTGAATAGTGATGAAGACTGTCACGTGGCCCAACTGGGATAATGCCACGTGGACAGACGTGTGGATGTACTCGTGGGTGGACACGTGGGATAAGGCCCCCACAAATACCAAAGTGGGAGAGGACCATCAAAGAGGTTTGAGCTCAAATCAACATTGGATATGTAGTTGAACACTAGTGAGTTTGGAACTTTGCCTCTTAATTGATTATAAGCAATGTTGAGTTCATTGAGCTGCATTATTCAGCACCATAGTGGTTAACTCTGTTGGAAACGTGCCTTAAGTTGCTACAGTTATGGGCAAACAAAAAGTTGCTGAATAATTGGTCAATAGACCAagtttttaggaaatattttctgcacatatatatatatatatatatatatatatatatatatattttggcttGATATTAGGAATTGGTTAGACATGGCTTGAAATTAGCAAATTCTCTTGACTTTCTGTTATGTTTCAGCTCTATATAAAGAGCAATGCAATGAATAAAACATACTTCCAGATaccaagttttttttctttactaaaaaagttttgtttttcctttgctGTCATAAAATTTCTGTCCTGTTCTTGTGTCATATATCAACAATTTGGTATTAGAGCACTTCTTCTTGAGGGATCTGTGAGTTGAGTGAATCCATAAATGGAAGTTGAAACAACTTTCTCCCATGTTGCACCACCGATTTTTGATAGTGATAACTATCAAGCTTGGGCTGTTAGAATGACAGTCCATCTTGAAGCATTAGATCTTTGGGAAGCTATAAAGGAAGACTATGATGTTCCCTCATTGCCGGAAAACCCTACGATGACTCAGCTTAAGACCCACAAAGAGAGGAAGATCAGGAAATCCAAAGCTAAAGCCTACTTATTCTATGCTGTTTTAAGCACTATATTTACAAGAATCATGAACCTGGAGTCAGCAAAAGATATTTGGGACTACCTTAAAAAGGAATACCAATGCAATGAAAGAACCAAAAATATGCAAGTACTCAACTTGATCAGGGAGTTTGAAATGCTGAAAATGAAGGAGACAGAAACCATCAAAGACTACTCTGACAAGTTGCTGGGTATAGTAAACAAGGTGAGGTTGCTTGGTAAGGACTTCTCTGATGAACGAATTGTGCAAAAAATTCTTGTAACTCTGCCTGAAAAGTATGAGTCTAAAATTTCCTCATTAGAAGAATCTAAGGATTTGTCAAGCATATCCTTGGCAGAATTGGTGAATGCATTGCAGACACAAGAGCAAAGGAGAAtgataagaaaagaagaatcgATGGAGGGTGCTCTTCAAGAAAAGGCATAAAATTCAGGAGAAGGCAAAGAtaagaaaaacaacaataagaagaagaacaacaagaCTGACAGcaacaacaaaaacaaggaTGGAACCTATCCACCTTGCCCACACTGTAAAAAGACAAATCACCCACAAAGGAAGTGCTGGTGGAGGCCTGATGTCAAGTGCAGGAAATGTGGTTAGATTGGACACATGGAGCGGATTTGCAAGTCACAACAACATGAAGAGGCAAAAGCTTCTACTGAGCAACATCAAGAAGAACAACAACTTTTTGTTGCAACATGCTTCACAACAAGTAACAGCTCTAGCGATTCCTGGTTGATTGATAGTGGCTGCACAAACCACATGACCAATGACCAAGAGCTCTTTAAGGAGCTTGATAAAATTATCATCTCTAaagtaaaaattggaaattgtgAATGTATTTCAGTTAAGGGTAAAGGAACTGTGGCTATAGAAAGCTTAACAGGTTTGAAGTATATTACTAATGTTCTATATGTGCTTGACATTGATCAAAACCTACTTAGTGTTGGATAGctgattgaaaaaggtttcaAAGTCATATTTGAAGACAAATGGTGCATGATCAAAGACGCAAAAGGTAGAGATGTATTCAAAGTGAAAATGAGAGCAAAAAGCTTTGCTCTAAATCTAATGGAGGATGAGCCAATAGCATTTTCAAGCACTGTAAGCAATGCAGAATTATGGCACAGAAGGCTCAGGCATTTCCACCATGTTGGACTTCTTCTATATATGCAGAAATAGAATTTGGTGAAAGGTGTGCCATTGTTGGAAGACAAGCTAGCTGATTGTGTAGCTTGTCAATATGACAAGCAAACTAGAAGACCATTTCCTCAAACAGCATGGAGAGCAATGCACAAGCTGCAACTGATACACACAAATGTTGGAGGACCTCAGAAAACACCATCTTTAAATGGTAATAAGTATTACATtgcatttattgatgattataccagattttgttggatttatttCCTCAAATCCAAATATGAGGTTGCTAATGTATTTTGGAAATATAAAGCATGGGTGGAGAATCAAAGCAGTTGCAGGATGCAGAAGATAAGGTCAGATAATGGGAAAGAATAcacaaatgaaattttttataagttcTGTGAAGAAGCCGGTATTGAGCACCAACTCACAATACCTTACACTCCACAACAGAATGGAGTAAGTGAGAGAAAAAATCGAAGTATTATGGAGATGACAAGGTGTATGCTACATGAGAAGGAGTTGCTAAAGAAATTGTGGGTAGAGGCTGCAAACACTGCAGTTTTTTTGCTGAATAGGCTGCCAACTAGAGTTTTGCAGAAAAAAACTCCATTTGAAGCCTGGTTTGGTTATAAACCAAATTTGCAGAATCTAAGAACTTTTGGTTGTCTATGTTTTTCTTATGTGCCATAGGTAAAAAAAGACAAACTTGATAAGAAGGTAGAACCAAGAGTTTTCATTGGATATAACAACTCTTCCAAGGCTTACAAAATTTTCCAACCACAAAATGGAAAAATTCTTGTAAGTAGAGATGTCAAGTTCATGGAGGATAGACAATGGAACTGGGAAGAGTCAATAAAGATGCAACTGCCAGAGGTTCTGCAATACTTTGATAAAGACATAGATGATGTCCCGGTTAGAGGTACAAGGTCCTTATCTGATGTTTATGAAAGAAACAATGTTGCTGTTTTTGAGCCTACAGAATTTGAAGAGGCAGAGAAGGATGACAAGTGGATTGAAGCAATGAAAGAGGAACTTAGAATGATTGAAAAGAATGACACCTGGGAGTTGGTGGACAGACCTCAACACAGAAAGGTCATTGGAGTCAAATGGGTTTATAGAACCAAACTTAATGCAGATGGTTCTGTAAATAAATACAAAGTCAGATTAGTTGTGAAGGGGTATAGTCAAGTGTTTGGAGTGGATTTCTTagaaacttttgctccagtaGCACGCTTGGATACAATCAGAATGTTGCTTGCTTTGACAGCACAAAAGAGATAGAAAACTTACTAGTTGGATGTAAAATctgtttttttaaatggttatcTTCAAGAGGAAATTTATGTAGAGCAGCCCAAGGGATTCCAAGTCAAGGGACAGGAGGAGAAGGTCTGCTTGTTGAAGAAGGCCTTATATGGTCTTAAACAGGCTCCTAGGGCCTGGTACAGCAGGATTGATGAACATCTTCAAAGTCTTGGATTTGTTAAAAGTCCAAGTGAAGCTACATTATATGTAAAAGGAACAGATGCTAACTTGATTGTAATTtctgtttatgttgatgatctgCTTGTAACAGGTAGCAATGAGAAACTGGTAAAAGAGTTTAAAGCTGAAATGCTCAAAGTATTTGAGATAACAGACCTTGGCTTGATGTCCTACTTTCTGGGTATGGAGGTGAAGCAAGATCAGGATGGAGTCTTCATAAGCCAAAAGAAGTATGCAAAGGAAATGCTTAACAAATTTCACATGGAAGATTGCA
It contains:
- the LOC104881655 gene encoding uncharacterized protein LOC104881655 codes for the protein MEVETTFSHVAPPIFDSDNYQAWAVRMTVHLEALDLWEAIKEDYDVPSLPENPTMTQLKTHKERKIRKSKAKAYLFYAVLSTIFTRIMNLESAKDIWDYLKKEYQCNERTKNMQVLNLIREFEMLKMKETETIKDYSDKLLGIVNKVRLLGKDFSDERIVQKILVTLPEKYESKISSLEESKDLSSISLAELVNALQTQEQRRMIRKEESMEGALQEKA